In Kangiella koreensis DSM 16069, the DNA window TTTTGCGCCAGCTTCGGCCATATCAAAGGCTTCGTTATAACTTATAGCGCTCAACTTTTTAGCACTGGTGATTTTGTTTGGATCGGTACTAAACATTCCTGCCACGTCAGTCCAGATTTCGAGCTTGTCAGCTTGCAACAAAGCAGCAAAATAAGCAGCTGAAGTATCCGAGCCCTCACGTCCCAGCAATACAGTCTGGCCATCGTCGTTAGCAGCAATAAAACCCTGACTTAACACAACATCAGCTTCGCTTGCCCATTGATTTGCTAATTCATGACTTGGTCTAGGATGACAAACAGCATTTAAAAAACGGTCATTGATATTTTGATGCTGGCCGGACTCCGAGGTTAATACTTGACGGGCATCCAACCACTGAACCCCATGCTCCTCTCCCAACACTTTGCGCAGAAATTCTGCCCCCAATACAGAAGATAATAACTCACCATGCGATACTACCTGAGCTCTATCCATGGCGGTTAGCTGTTCTTTATGACGTATATCGGCGATAGCAATTTGAAGAGAATCAAACCAGGGATCCAACAAAGTAGCATCAACTTCCAACTCATGCGCCATCGCTTTGTGTTTATTCAACAGATGATGCAATGCATCCTCGCTATCATCGGTTACTGCTAACCGGGCAATCGCTTCCAACTCATTGGTAACGTTTCTAAATGCCGAGTGGATGACAGCAACTTTTTTTCCATCCTTAATATTACTTTTTACAATCGAGGCGATGTTATCCCAATCCGTTTGACTGGACACACTGGATCCACCAAATTTTAATACCACCCATGAATGTGTTTGATTTGTCATGATTTAACCAATAATTTGTATAATACGAGTGAATTGAAGGGATGATTCTATGACTTCGCTAATTGAAAACGGTTGCCACAATAAGGACAGCTGGCACGGCCTTCTTCATCAAATGCCATAAAGACTCGTGGATGCTGATTCCATAAAGTTTGCTCGGGCATTGGACAAGACACTGGCATATCACTAGCGC includes these proteins:
- a CDS encoding zinc-finger domain-containing protein — encoded protein: MSKQVAKQATEKQTVNNDVAEPEQAAVFTVSASDMPVSCPMPEQTLWNQHPRVFMAFDEEGRASCPYCGNRFQLAKS
- a CDS encoding aspartate kinase — translated: MTNQTHSWVVLKFGGSSVSSQTDWDNIASIVKSNIKDGKKVAVIHSAFRNVTNELEAIARLAVTDDSEDALHHLLNKHKAMAHELEVDATLLDPWFDSLQIAIADIRHKEQLTAMDRAQVVSHGELLSSVLGAEFLRKVLGEEHGVQWLDARQVLTSESGQHQNINDRFLNAVCHPRPSHELANQWASEADVVLSQGFIAANDDGQTVLLGREGSDTSAAYFAALLQADKLEIWTDVAGMFSTDPNKITSAKKLSAISYNEAFDMAEAGAKVLHPRCLSAVMAYNIPIEIRNTHQPDEAGTIITNDYQPSKWVKAIALKQQIPIITLLLGRRGQQPDTLQKVFGIINEFGLSSELMASTKNSLVMAIETNNSIYSDSILQKLSEKLAEVCRSVFTSHSAMLTLIGCEASQALWHLLQIDADLPEQWLLLSHATGDHHLSFLVNDDDALKVLQLLHDNLIK